The nucleotide window ACTGTCtctatatataaaaaagtacaTACATCAATTTAATGTGACAGATTTACTTTGTGACGATGTGTATACTAATCCAATGGGTTTGTTTTAGAGTCCAACAGGAGAGGGCTGTCTCAAGCTGTTGATTTTACCCTCCATACACAGTGACACTCTGGAGCTCCTCTCTGCCCTCATCAAGACGTAAgacacacagacaaacaaatCCTCATATGGGACGTAGCACAGACACCCTCGAAGTGTCTCTAAATAACCATCCATTATGTTTAACATGATCATTTTGCGTAGTTGTTTTATTGGCTAAGGTCGTTCATTcgtaatgttttgtttttgacaGTGTTGGTGGTGGACTGGTCCAGTACAGCAGTGTACTCACAAGGCTATTCTCACAGTCTTTGTCTGCATGGGCACCTCTGCCTGAGACCAGTCTGGGCCAGCAGAGAGCCTACAGGTAATACAGAAACACCACTGATTATTGGAAGTCactttgaggctgtttacacttggcattaacatgcgttttcgtcgatcggatcacaagtggacgacgttaatgccaggtgtaaactgttcaaaacgttttgagcttgtccactttcgaccactttcaaccacatccagaggtagtcgaaaccactttcgatcggaacgcaaatgtggttgaatgtgttcgaacagccgcacgcgaccgccttctctccgtcAATTTATCTaatgtattaaacacaagttttacgtctttttttgacttctggcgtgaacatacggtgaacagcgctatttttagcctttcattgataaaactactgcgggtgttctccgtagttttgttttaaaagcgtgaaagttgcgcaatcctatttcatcaattgtgctgaaaattcagagaaagctccaacatataaatgtacaaaacactgtgcagcatgtttacttgctaagcaagcagcggactccgacataaaaTTGGTTTGCGTCcttataaactcataattactcctgctcgcatttgaatgacagcagagagactcgtccaccgtctcacggaccgtcccctcataGTATTCAgaacagaagcggtcgaaagtggacaaaagagacggatttaaataccaggtgtaaacgtaatgtgtctctctcgtccacttgtgatccgatcgatgaaaacacatcttaataccaagtgtaaacagccccttttATACCATTTACCGTATAAGTAGCCAACCCGAGACAAACTTGAGTATCATGTGATGACTTGTGATCAGATTTCATCTCTTATTTTGTCACTGCATTCATTACTTTTCTAGAGCTTGATATGTTTATATGAccagtttgtttttgttttgatttgttttttttgcatcaataatgttcttttaaatctACAGTGCAGTGCGGGTGGCCGTGTACCGTGCTTTAGATCTGTGGGTAAGGGTAGGTGGTGCCTCCCTGCTTCAAGGAAGCCCCTCCCACACAGAATTACTATTCACTCATCTGATTAGTGAAATCACGCCAGGGGCAGAAGCGGTCAAGGTAAAGCATGTTAAATATAAATCataaaataaaagtgtgtaACATACAAGCATTGATTGGAATACAATTATTACAAATGTTTATCAAGGTCATGTTTATTAAAGGATAAGTCAAAATCAAATTTTCTGATACCTTATTCACCCCCATGTcaagatgtttgtctttccTTCTTCAGTTGAAAACAATTAAAGTATTTGAGGACATTTTTTTCTCTATTTTGTGGACTTAAATGAGTCCCAATGTTTTGAAGGTCCACATTGCCGTTTCAATTCCAACCAAGGCATAAGGGAATATATAGGCATCTAGAGAAACAGACATCattttggccaaaaatatatatttttaatcacaacttctcgtcttgcactagccctGTGATGCACCTACGTGACCTTACGTATCACGTAATCAAGTTGTAAGGTAACGCATGACAAAAGGTCAAGCATGCGAAATGCACACGTACAgacattttaaaacaataaactgacacaaagacatagtcagggttcccacgggtacttgaaatccttgaaagtttgtgaatctggggaaaataattcaaggccctaggaagtttttgaaaatatacttatatggatacaggtcattgaaagtgcttgaatctaatTTATGCAataagttttctggaaaaaaatccatataattccctgtgtagtgtaggataatatcataaaaattctagactttttaagcacacgtgattaactgtttgctttaaatgcttatatcttctgtatgtgaatgttgattcataccaaaatgcttttttgaatagttgtgtttgacacatgaaaacgtctcgggatGTGTATGTTACTGTTGTTCCCTGCGTCTCTCTTGCCATACTTCTTGCATCCCTGTAATGGTTTCttgcaatatttcagatagcgatatactttctGGCTCCCGTGTCATCCTGTTTTTGTCGTTAAGCTTCAcgattggttgaatttgatatacacattcaaacGCACTTAACCCCTGGAGacatccccaaagtgtcaccgcagcaACGCAGCacaagttccctcaaaagggaactgtaacaatgtttcttaaaaggtaacacaatgtaaccttactctcacttgaaatgtatccccacatttagtcttgaatttgagggtattggacctggaaagtccttgaaaggtccttgaatttcaagttaactaaggtgtgggaaccctggtagtgcaagacgaaaagttgtggttaaaaagtaatttttttgtgaaaataagacTCTTATGCCTCGGGTGGCATCacttagagccctttgaagctgcattgaaacagCAATTTTGCCTTTAAAACATTGGGACTAATTTAAGTCCACTATACAGAGAAAAATCCTacgttttcataaaaaaattgaatttcttttcaactgaagaaagaaatacataaacatcttgaatgaaatgtgggtgagtaaattatcaggaaattatattttaaaagtgGTCTTATCCTTGAAATATTTCTttctgcattttatttatttatttatgtctagCTTCGTTCAGGAGCACAGTCAGCTATTCCCGATCTGATGGTTTCTGCTGGTAAACCAGGGCCTCGTCGAACGAAAGGATTGGGAATGAGTGACGGGATCTTGCTACAGAGGAAAGGAGATGTGTTAGCTAATCAAGACACATGTGTTGCTGCTCTTCGTGGTGAGAAACAAGTGACACTCTTTGAATGTAATATTTGCAATATTCAATATACTCTCAGTTTCACTAATTACAAATGACTCCTTTGTAGCATTGAGACAGATCATTTTAACAAGTGGAACTTTAATGAAAGAAGATCTGCATAAGGTTAGTCCATAACATCTCTAAAATAAGACTGCATAGCTAGGTTTTTATGACACGTAAGTACATTCTGCctcaattgttttatttaaaaaaaccatACTACTATGTAGATGAGATGTGTAAGATGTCTTACATGTTGTTTTACTAAACACACTCCCACCCTTATTAGAGGATACAGGACCTGGTGGTGCCTCTGTGTATAAGGCTACAGCAGCAGTCTCGCTGTGCTCTGGAGCCAGGCACTGTAAGTGGGCAGTATGGCAGTCCTACCCCTCGCCGAGAGCTCTACCGCCTCTTACTGGCACTTGTGTTGGTGCCCTCGCCCCGCTGGCCGCCTCCCCTCTCCTGTGCAGTGTCCGCCTTCAGCCATGGACGCCGAGATCAAAATATTATGGTGAGAGAACATTGCTACTATAAACAGTACATGTCAAACCTGTCCATTGCATGTTTTGGCATGCATTGTGCACAGtaatatttgttaatacttCACACATGCCCATACCTACTAGTGGGAGACTTACTGTACTAGTGAGCTTTCACAAACATTAGTTTTATAGTTAACATTCTGCTGTTAAAAACAAAACCACTGAAATAAGACCACAGTGTTGCTTAAGGTATGTTGTAATAAGTAGCTTTAGTTTCCTATAGCTTTATGTGTTCTTATGTCTCAGTGGTTGAGCATTGTGTTATTGTGGGTTCAATCCTAGGGAACACGAGATAAAAACAAAtgtatggtaacactttactataaggttgtattagtagACATTGGCAAATGCATTATCTAATAAACGATGATCAATATAGTTAGTTACAGCGCTTTATTTTATAACTGAATTAGTAAATGTAGAAATTAATATGAACTAAGATTTATAAATGTTGTAGAAGTATTggtcatgttagttaatgcattagtaTTTTTTGGTTTCAGTGTATTTTGGTATTTTTAAGCATTATGCATTAAGCATAAATAGTTGATTATGTTTTGTTAATGTCTGTTGTGTTAGTGTAAGGAATCAGAAGATATCAAACTATAAACTGGAAAAGTTTAAACCGTTTTCTTGAAACGTGTTGAACTAATAatacataaatgttttttaagcaTTGTGTCATTGTACCAGTTTTGGAGTCGAGTCTTACAATgaccagcagatgtcctcagTGTGTGTAGCATGAATGCATACGTACAcatagcatttttttgtgtgtgtgtgtcaatgtCCGGTGTTTATTATATTATACTTGATGCATAATATGTATATTAATTGTGCCTCGGGAGtaattataaaaatgtgttggTTTTATTGGATTATTAAAATTTTACCATTAATATGCTTATTGTTTCTTAAATCTTCCTTTTTGAAATTTTTAGTTTAATGAATAGAGGTGTtacataaattttatttttttgatacACAATAactatttagttttttaagtaATTCAACTTATCAGTAAAGTTTTGATTTGCTTTCCATTTACAACAATCACCGCCTAAAATCCAGTCCTATGTTTACTTTTCCATTCAAACATGCAAGGATTTATATGCACCTGTGTATTTAACTAACCTGTATGAACATGCCTATGTGTTCAAAATGTCAGTAACCAATTATTGACATTCAAAGACATTCATTTTGACAGAGAAAGCACTTGATCTTTTTCTCATGTGGTTGCTTTATTTCGCTGTAACGGGGGAGTGAATATTTGCCTGAAAATGACGCATGAGTCTGTAACTGGAGACTGTGTTTCAAGTTTGTGAATGTGTAGTATCGAGACATCAAAAGAAACAACGTCATAGCAAACTCATTCATTAATCTTGTTTAATTTTAGCATGTTGATGCACTAAAATAGGAACTCCCACAAAATTAAAGTTACCCTGCCTTACACCCTGTTTTTTCACACAGTTATCATATtcctttttccatgtttactgGTGGTTGAAAGTAGGGTTGAGCAGGGCACAAACTAtcgcggggttaattgtaacgcagcTATTCTACGTATTTCTACAGGGCCAATCAATTTCTGCTTTTGGtctgttgattgtgtaaaaaaatgatttatctaacttaaatattttttgaatgatagagccaaagccaGAAAAACATTAGGTTGTGCCCTGCTCTCCCATTTTACCTTTGTTTGTTTGAGTTGAACAGTGGTGGTGTTATGTTTATGTAATAATAAATTCAAATTTTACTGTCCTAGCTTGGGGCTATTTATGCTAATTAATTTCCtcctcactctctctctctgtctcttacACCTGTCTATACTCATAGGTTTCATCATTCTGTGCGGAGGCCCTGACCATATGCAACACTCTTATTCATCCTCGTACCCCATCAATCTCCCTCCCTCTCGCACCTCTAAATCTTAAATCTACCCCATCTGCCCCTGTCCTTGCTTCGGGCCAAAACCCCTCATTATCCATCCCTAACCTTCTTAGTGGCCCTGCAACAGCACTGCCATTCCCTGCCAGGCATCACATCGGTTTAGGTCCCACTACTCTCCTTGGCCCTCTGGACAACCATCTCCCTTTGGTTCCACCAGTTCTTTCCACCCCATCAGGCCCTACTGCCGCCCCAGGTGACCTACTACTCTCTCCTAGCCAACACAGTGAACTGGCAGGCCTTGGGGCCCCTGAGGGCCAGCGGCAAGTTTTCGTACGCTATGACAAAGAGGAGCCAGAAGATGTGGAGATCTCACTAGAAAGTGATTCAGATGATAGTGTGGTCATCATGCCACCAGGTATGATAATGGAGATGCAAGATGGAGCTGCTAATGCGCAAGCATTGTCCCAACAGCCACCACCGGGAGGAACCTTGCCGCCTACCGCCCCAGTCGTGGGTGAAGTTGGATCAGTTGAAGCCTCTCTACCTAATGAGCTCACCACATCCATTCCACACCAGATTCTTCCAGCGAATGCCAATAACATAAATTCCTTCCCTGGACCAAGTCAGACACCCCAGCTTGTTTCTTTAGTTCCTCCTCTGAATTCTGCAACAGCTCCAATCTCAGCATCCCCTGGTGGTCTGGCAGATTCACTTACAGGTGGTCCCCAACTTCAGCAGATGCTGATGCAGACTTCTCCAGTCGGACAGCCACCTGCACTCGGGTTGTCTATACAGATGCAGCTTCAAAACCAGATAGGCCAGACCAGCCGCCAGCTCCAACAGCAGCCCTCGGGAAATGACGTGGACCAAAACGTTATCAACATCAACAGTTCAGATGAcgaagaggaggaggaagagatGGATGAAGAGGATGAAATGGGTGACGAGGAAGACGAAGATGAATGCTTGGAggatgaggaggaggaggaagaaggCAGCGATTTCCCAGAGGAAGAGGAGTTTTACGATGAGGAGGATGAATATGAAGACTTTGATGAAGAAGAAGAGGATGAGGAAAGCGAGGAGATCCAGCCAATAGAGCGAGACAATGGCAGAGTAATGTTGGGCGAGGGGGAGGCGGAAGTGATGATTGAGCCGGATGAGCAGCAGGGGATGGGAATGTTCTGCATGGAGAGAGAGCAAGAAGTAGAAGGTGGGATTCAGGAAATGGAGGGTGTCAGGAGCATCTATGCAGATGATTTGATTAAGGAGAAAGCAACGGTGGAGGAAATTGAGAACATCGGAGCGGTTGAGAGAAGTGAAGGTGTCGTTGTCAAGCAACAAATCGAAACTCTTTTAATCGGTGAAGATGCCGAGAGCCAAGAAGAGGAAGATACCACAGTGGAAGCAGTTGAACCAGAAGTGAGAACATGGGAGCAGGAAGCGGAAAGACCAGAAGATGACACCGAACAAGCTGGGCCATCCCAACAGTGTCAAGAGCTGCCCGCAGAGGGTGAAATTAAAGAGCAAATGCCAGAATTACAGCCAGAAGAAAA belongs to Paramisgurnus dabryanus chromosome 2, PD_genome_1.1, whole genome shotgun sequence and includes:
- the pelp1 gene encoding proline-, glutamic acid- and leucine-rich protein 1, translating into MASAAWLHGPNIPRLTEGLVSVLKEERPEHLPALLANYREHGAVGTQSTGAVGGLVGISNARLGSSKTRFEGLCLLSVLVKDSSSEVFQQHCMSWLRSLQQVIQSQAPLPTVQLAVSVLQDLLQYSSQLPELAREVGLNSVLGILTSLLSLKSECHLAAMKGMMACMIYYPRACGSLKEKLGAYFLSKMDSDNLKVQEIACECYGRLPCLGGVLDRGGGGHRAEGWTNQLHCLLASANSMIGQLYQGAEADGTVQYEGPGMELPLPPLDDIDPLLIFQLHHRFKAICMAVRHTLSVGPASSVRLPLQSVLNFVCRALAVSTKSISPTGEGCLKLLILPSIHSDTLELLSALIKTVGGGLVQYSSVLTRLFSQSLSAWAPLPETSLGQQRAYSAVRVAVYRALDLWVRVGGASLLQGSPSHTELLFTHLISEITPGAEAVKLRSGAQSAIPDLMVSAGKPGPRRTKGLGMSDGILLQRKGDVLANQDTCVAALRALRQIILTSGTLMKEDLHKRIQDLVVPLCIRLQQQSRCALEPGTVSGQYGSPTPRRELYRLLLALVLVPSPRWPPPLSCAVSAFSHGRRDQNIMVSSFCAEALTICNTLIHPRTPSISLPLAPLNLKSTPSAPVLASGQNPSLSIPNLLSGPATALPFPARHHIGLGPTTLLGPLDNHLPLVPPVLSTPSGPTAAPGDLLLSPSQHSELAGLGAPEGQRQVFVRYDKEEPEDVEISLESDSDDSVVIMPPGMIMEMQDGAANAQALSQQPPPGGTLPPTAPVVGEVGSVEASLPNELTTSIPHQILPANANNINSFPGPSQTPQLVSLVPPLNSATAPISASPGGLADSLTGGPQLQQMLMQTSPVGQPPALGLSIQMQLQNQIGQTSRQLQQQPSGNDVDQNVININSSDDEEEEEEMDEEDEMGDEEDEDECLEDEEEEEEGSDFPEEEEFYDEEDEYEDFDEEEEDEESEEIQPIERDNGRVMLGEGEAEVMIEPDEQQGMGMFCMEREQEVEGGIQEMEGVRSIYADDLIKEKATVEEIENIGAVERSEGVVVKQQIETLLIGEDAESQEEEDTTVEAVEPEVRTWEQEAERPEDDTEQAGPSQQCQELPAEGEIKEQMPELQPEEKDTPSTASTSEQPATQIVEETAEDEKVRVEEEDDDDADARGTKRKMEDREEGESTEQGTEKKKKDDEAMASMLADFVDCPPDDEEHGASQSQT